The Papio anubis isolate 15944 chromosome 1, Panubis1.0, whole genome shotgun sequence genome window below encodes:
- the RWDD3 gene encoding RWD domain-containing protein 3 isoform X2, whose amino-acid sequence MIIFGCLSETDGTVFRIHTKAEGFMDADIPLELVFHLPVNYPSCLPGISVNSERLTRAQCVTVKEKLLEQAENLMSEPMVHELVLWIQQNLRHILNQPETGSGNEKCTFSTSTTMDDGLWITLLHLDHIRAKTKYVKTVEKWASDLRLTGRLMFMGKIILILLQGDRNNLKEYLILQKTSKVDVDSSGKKCKEKMISVLFETKVQTEHKRFLAFEVKEYSALDELQKEFETAGLKKLFSEFVLALVK is encoded by the exons ATGATTATTTTTGGATGCCTTTCAGAGACAGATGGGACCGTGTTCAGAATTCAcacaaaagctgaaggatttaTGGATGCGGATATACCTCTGGAATTGGTGTTCCATTTGCCAGTCAATTATCCTTCATGTCTACCTGGTATCTCGGTTAACTCTGAACGATTGACCAGGGCCCAGTGTGTGACTGTGAAAGAGAAATTACTTGAGCAAGCAGAGAACCTTATGTCAGAGCCTATGGTTCATGAGCTGGTTCTCTGGATTCAGCAGAATCTTAGGCATATCCTCAACCAACCAGAAACTGGCAGTGGCAATGAAAAGTGTACTTTTTCAACAAGCACGACCATGGATGATGGATTGTGGATAACTCTTTTGCATTTAGATCACATAAGAGCAAAGACTAAATATGTCAAAACTGTGGAGAAGTGGGCTTCAGATTTAAGGCTGACAGGAAGACTGATGTTCATGGGTAAAATAATACTGATTTTACTACAGGGAGACAGAAACAACCTCAAG GAGTACCTGATTCTTCAGAAAACCTCCAAAGTAGATGTGGACTCAAGtggaaagaaatgcaaagagaaaatgatTAGTGTGCTGTTTGAAACAAAAGTACAGACAGAACACAAAAG GTTTCTGGCATTTGAAGTCAAAGAGTATTCAGCGTTGGATGAATTACAAAAGGAATTTGAAACTGCAGGACTTAAGAAGCTTTTCTCCGAATTTGTACTTGCGCTGGTAAAATGA